The following proteins are encoded in a genomic region of Acetobacter oryzoeni:
- the bcp gene encoding thioredoxin-dependent thiol peroxidase, whose translation MTEKHTLKVGDAAPAFNMEASGGRKVTLADFKGKPFVLYFYPKADTPGCTKEACGFNEALKDFDKAGLTVIGVSRDPVKKLDAFAAKYDLTFPLASDESGSVTEAYGVWVEKTNYGRQYMGIERTTFLIGADGKIAHIWPKVKVPGHVEAVLEAARALAGSA comes from the coding sequence ATGACGGAAAAACACACGCTTAAGGTAGGGGACGCTGCTCCGGCATTTAATATGGAAGCAAGTGGTGGCCGTAAGGTGACGTTGGCAGATTTTAAGGGCAAGCCGTTTGTTCTGTATTTCTACCCCAAGGCAGACACACCCGGATGCACAAAGGAAGCCTGCGGATTTAATGAGGCCCTAAAGGATTTTGATAAGGCTGGCCTGACCGTTATTGGCGTTTCGCGCGATCCGGTAAAAAAGCTGGATGCCTTTGCAGCCAAATATGACCTGACATTTCCCTTGGCATCAGATGAATCTGGCAGCGTGACAGAGGCCTACGGCGTGTGGGTGGAAAAAACCAATTATGGCCGCCAGTATATGGGTATTGAGCGCACAACTTTCCTGATTGGGGCGGATGGTAAAATTGCGCATATCTGGCCCAAGGTGAAAGTGCCGGGCCATGTTGAAGCTGTGCTAGAAGCTGCCCGCGCATTGGCGGGCAGCGCCTGA
- a CDS encoding response regulator transcription factor, translating into MNGTADMLKEDTDFFSPNGKTVLLVEDDGTIAEEIAAELTARGFKVLHEATGDAGLEAALRLEADVMVVDRLLPGLDGLSVIETMRQQGIRLPVLVLSALSAVDDRVTGLKAGGDDYLTKPFAIEELVARIEALLRRPDDTRSTKLHLGPIDMDLIERRVWRDGREIELLPREFRLLEYLMRRPGQVLTRSMLLEDVWQYRFIPRTNLVDVHIGKLRRKIDGPGEEPLIESIRGTGFRLRVPD; encoded by the coding sequence ATGAATGGAACAGCAGATATGCTCAAGGAAGATACCGATTTTTTCTCACCCAATGGGAAAACGGTGCTTCTGGTAGAAGATGATGGCACCATAGCCGAAGAAATTGCAGCTGAACTGACAGCCCGCGGTTTTAAGGTGCTGCATGAAGCCACAGGAGATGCCGGGCTGGAAGCCGCCTTACGGCTAGAGGCCGATGTTATGGTGGTGGATCGTCTTTTGCCCGGTCTGGATGGTTTGAGCGTTATAGAAACCATGCGCCAGCAGGGCATACGCCTGCCGGTTCTGGTGCTTTCTGCCCTTTCTGCGGTGGATGATCGGGTAACCGGCCTTAAGGCCGGTGGGGATGATTATCTTACCAAGCCTTTTGCCATAGAAGAGCTGGTGGCCCGTATAGAGGCCCTGTTGCGCCGGCCGGATGATACGCGCAGCACCAAGCTGCATCTGGGCCCAATTGATATGGACCTGATAGAACGCCGTGTCTGGCGCGATGGGCGGGAAATTGAGCTGCTGCCGCGTGAATTCCGCTTGCTTGAATACCTTATGCGCAGGCCGGGGCAGGTGCTCACACGGTCCATGTTGCTGGAAGATGTGTGGCAGTATCGGTTTATTCCGCGCACCAATCTGGTGGATGTGCATATCGGCAAGCTGCGGCGGAAAATTGATGGGCCGGGAGAGGAACCGTTGATCGAGAGTATTCGCGGAACGGGATTCCGGCTGCGTGTTCCTGACTGA
- a CDS encoding AsmA-like C-terminal region-containing protein, with protein sequence MVGLPLVGTALLFARMALGPVNVTPLARPFLPVTVISGGKKQPPVATLGLSRAYLEWNGMRDGLTSPLMLVLQDIAVKGPDRTVVDTVHEAHVTLDTLALVHGGIALRAVELEGVNLALRRGKNGAVGFDFDTPPSAGASDSGSVDTAGLDRAVISHAIVRMNDQLTGTHWVASPLDATLHMASAQGKKGLTGAVQFAVTGEENPDCHIEVKANSLPDSDGKGITWHLATNAVKPSSFSHISHDLQHIRTPIAVTSDVNFLPAPGSDWLMPGAMDLHADAQSGKVTAAGARYFLNGGSANITLRLDHLKDGSTPAHIIVHNITANLRNPDLPEDESRGLNLAVSGQVDATDLINPTTVSGQVTADIPQVYFPDLVYYWPDKAAKGGKKWVTKNITDGVAYNLHTVVSLSSKTGWNGVDVSNIAGGLDAKGLTIHWLRPISPLRGMDAHMDVDGLDKLSIKFDHGYQLVDRAGKNVGQNGTGRIAAGPGSMDIVGLTKKDQTGIINTQLDGKLQDVMSLLAEPRLHLLARHPLDIRNPRGRAKLQLMLSLPLKDDVSIDDMEIKGHADITQASLDNVVAGRGVRRADIKLDATADGLSLAGHGVLGGLPSNISYSTDFRQVPPTGLLEQAHLTSRITPQTATAAGFATGDHFGGSADAVVDYRQYGDHHGLVDINLNLKNSQIRIPLWHKAPGRAAQANATLGLKNGQIVAVDRILATGPDLDVRGKARLRPNHAPQLIISSFRVANSTGHAMLELPQKGVTGSVIHVGVYADMLDLSPLVTGDPSDPKPAQPASTGYHVPEAATGKLHGPPGTAWAIDLTANTLRYNPEKPSLKAVKAYFEDNGQRLEKMYFAMHGPTPVSMTLTPKGAGRDLRVSIPDMGAFLSDFNILPDIEGGHAVLSGSFDDTEASAPFNGRITVTPFVLKKAPTALRMARNISFYGWLAAHKTSEFMVTHLVLPVTFKDGVLNIHDGRTGNNALGATLEGDVNLDKNSIDLRGTVVPIFAINKLPGKLPGIGWMFSPEKDGGLVAVTFGVAGQMNNPSLHVNPYSIFLPGALRRIF encoded by the coding sequence ATGGTTGGGCTGCCGCTTGTGGGTACAGCCTTGCTGTTTGCGCGCATGGCGCTGGGGCCAGTAAATGTTACGCCACTGGCGCGCCCCTTTTTGCCTGTTACCGTTATTTCTGGCGGCAAAAAGCAGCCTCCTGTTGCCACATTGGGGCTTAGCCGCGCTTATCTGGAATGGAACGGTATGCGCGATGGCCTTACATCGCCGCTCATGCTTGTTCTGCAGGATATTGCGGTTAAAGGGCCGGACCGCACAGTTGTTGATACCGTGCATGAGGCCCACGTTACGCTGGATACACTAGCCTTGGTGCACGGCGGCATTGCCCTGCGCGCAGTGGAATTGGAAGGCGTAAACCTTGCCCTCCGCCGCGGCAAAAACGGGGCTGTGGGGTTTGATTTTGATACCCCGCCTTCTGCTGGGGCAAGTGATAGCGGAAGCGTAGATACCGCCGGGCTGGACCGTGCCGTTATCTCCCACGCCATTGTGCGCATGAATGACCAGTTAACTGGCACGCACTGGGTAGCTTCTCCGCTAGATGCCACGCTGCATATGGCCTCGGCCCAAGGCAAAAAGGGCCTGACAGGTGCCGTGCAATTTGCCGTAACGGGGGAAGAAAACCCTGATTGCCACATAGAGGTAAAAGCCAACAGCCTGCCAGATTCAGATGGCAAGGGCATTACATGGCATCTGGCAACCAATGCCGTTAAGCCTTCCAGCTTTTCCCATATCTCGCATGATCTGCAACACATCAGAACGCCTATAGCGGTTACGTCTGATGTCAATTTCCTGCCTGCGCCGGGTTCGGATTGGCTGATGCCGGGAGCAATGGACCTGCATGCAGATGCACAAAGCGGCAAGGTAACCGCCGCCGGGGCGCGTTACTTTTTAAACGGTGGTTCTGCCAATATTACCCTACGGCTGGACCATCTTAAGGATGGCAGCACACCTGCGCATATTATTGTCCATAACATTACCGCAAACCTGCGCAATCCAGACCTTCCGGAAGATGAATCCAGAGGGCTTAATCTGGCCGTATCCGGGCAAGTGGATGCCACGGATCTGATAAACCCCACCACCGTTTCCGGACAGGTTACTGCCGATATTCCGCAGGTGTACTTTCCTGATCTGGTTTATTACTGGCCAGACAAGGCGGCCAAGGGCGGCAAAAAGTGGGTAACCAAAAACATTACAGATGGTGTGGCCTACAACCTGCACACCGTTGTTTCCCTATCCAGCAAAACGGGCTGGAATGGTGTGGATGTTAGCAACATTGCTGGCGGGCTAGATGCCAAGGGGCTGACCATCCACTGGCTGCGGCCCATTTCTCCGCTTCGGGGTATGGACGCCCATATGGACGTGGATGGACTGGACAAGCTGAGCATCAAGTTTGACCACGGCTATCAGCTTGTTGACCGTGCTGGCAAAAATGTGGGCCAAAATGGCACGGGCCGCATTGCCGCAGGCCCCGGCAGCATGGACATTGTGGGCCTGACCAAAAAAGACCAGACCGGCATTATCAACACGCAGCTGGATGGCAAGTTGCAGGATGTTATGTCCCTTCTGGCCGAACCACGCCTGCATCTGCTTGCCCGCCACCCGCTGGATATTCGTAACCCGCGCGGGCGCGCCAAACTTCAGCTCATGCTCAGCCTACCCTTGAAAGACGATGTCAGCATTGATGACATGGAAATTAAGGGCCATGCCGATATTACACAGGCATCGCTTGATAATGTGGTGGCTGGGCGTGGTGTCAGACGTGCTGATATCAAGCTGGATGCCACGGCAGATGGCCTTTCCCTTGCCGGGCATGGTGTATTAGGTGGCCTGCCCTCCAATATCTCCTATTCAACAGATTTCCGGCAGGTGCCGCCCACCGGGCTGTTAGAACAGGCGCATCTGACATCTCGCATCACGCCGCAAACCGCAACAGCCGCTGGTTTTGCAACGGGAGACCACTTTGGTGGTTCGGCTGATGCTGTGGTGGATTATCGCCAGTATGGAGATCACCACGGGCTGGTGGATATCAACCTCAACCTCAAGAACTCCCAAATCCGTATTCCACTGTGGCACAAGGCACCGGGCCGTGCAGCGCAGGCCAATGCCACGCTGGGGCTAAAGAATGGCCAGATTGTTGCGGTAGATCGTATTCTGGCCACTGGGCCGGATCTGGATGTGCGCGGCAAGGCCCGCCTGCGCCCCAACCATGCCCCCCAACTGATTATATCTTCCTTCCGCGTAGCCAATTCCACCGGCCACGCCATGTTGGAACTGCCGCAAAAAGGTGTAACGGGCTCGGTCATTCATGTTGGCGTATATGCAGACATGCTAGACCTTTCCCCTTTGGTGACGGGTGATCCATCAGACCCCAAACCCGCACAGCCCGCCAGCACTGGCTACCATGTGCCAGAGGCTGCAACAGGCAAACTGCACGGCCCGCCGGGAACAGCTTGGGCGATTGACCTGACAGCCAACACACTGCGCTACAACCCGGAAAAGCCCTCCTTAAAAGCTGTTAAAGCCTATTTTGAGGATAACGGTCAGCGGCTGGAAAAAATGTACTTTGCCATGCACGGGCCAACCCCCGTTAGCATGACACTTACGCCCAAAGGTGCGGGGCGAGACCTGCGCGTTTCCATCCCGGACATGGGCGCATTTTTGTCTGACTTTAACATTCTGCCAGATATTGAAGGCGGCCATGCCGTTCTTAGCGGATCTTTTGATGATACAGAGGCCTCTGCCCCGTTTAATGGCCGCATAACGGTTACGCCATTTGTGCTTAAAAAAGCCCCAACGGCCTTGCGTATGGCACGAAATATTTCGTTTTACGGTTGGCTGGCAGCGCACAAGACATCGGAATTCATGGTGACACACCTTGTGCTACCCGTAACCTTCAAAGATGGCGTGCTGAATATTCACGATGGCAGAACCGGCAACAACGCGCTGGGCGCAACGCTTGAAGGCGACGTAAATCTGGATAAGAACAGCATAGATTTACGCGGCACTGTGGTGCCTATTTTTGCCATTAACAAACTACCCGGAAAGCTGCCGGGCATTGGCTGGATGTTCAGCCCGGAAAAAGATGGCGGGCTTGTTGCCGTAACGTTTGGCGTGGCTGGGCAGATGAACAATCCGTCCCTGCACGTAAACCCCTATTCCATCTTCCTGCCCGGGGCGCTGCGCCGGATTTTTTAA
- a CDS encoding MFS transporter, with protein sequence MNTAQRIRGIVAGSAGNLLEYFDWYVYSSFTIYFAHAFFPHGNPTVELLNAAAVFAVGFFMRPVGGWLLGMAADRYGRRSALTISVLTMCLGSLAIAVCPTYDQIGLAAPLLLLIARLLQGLSLGGEYGASATYLAEVATPEHRGFWSGFLYVTLVMGQLLALVLLLLMQYVLLTPQQIASWGWRVPFLIGALGAVLVFWLRRQMTESDSFKSAHTEEEKGGIRVLLHHWRAVLTVCGLTLGGTVAFYTYTIYMQKYLANTLGFPKETATLISTASLVVFAAMQPVFGAISDKIGRKPLLLFFGFGATFGTIPLLHVLATASSPWVAFGLIVTALFIASGYTSINAIVKAELFPTRIRALGVALPYALTVSIFGGTTEYIALWCKQIGHESWFAGYVSICAAVTLFTVLRLKLADRITTPAH encoded by the coding sequence GTGAACACGGCACAGCGCATTCGCGGCATTGTGGCAGGTTCCGCAGGTAACCTGCTGGAATATTTTGATTGGTATGTTTATTCCTCTTTTACCATTTACTTTGCGCATGCCTTTTTCCCGCACGGAAATCCTACCGTAGAACTGTTAAATGCAGCCGCAGTATTTGCTGTGGGTTTTTTCATGCGCCCTGTGGGCGGGTGGCTTTTGGGCATGGCGGCGGATCGATATGGCCGGCGCAGTGCGCTCACCATTTCCGTGCTCACTATGTGTTTAGGGTCCTTGGCCATTGCCGTGTGCCCGACTTATGACCAAATCGGCCTTGCCGCCCCGCTGCTACTGTTAATTGCGCGCCTGCTGCAAGGCCTGAGCCTTGGTGGCGAATACGGGGCATCTGCCACCTATCTGGCAGAAGTAGCTACACCGGAACATCGCGGATTCTGGTCTGGCTTTTTGTATGTCACGCTGGTTATGGGCCAGCTTTTAGCGCTTGTCCTGCTCCTGCTCATGCAATACGTGCTGCTGACACCACAGCAGATTGCAAGCTGGGGCTGGCGCGTGCCGTTTCTGATCGGTGCCTTGGGCGCTGTGCTGGTGTTCTGGCTGCGCCGCCAGATGACAGAAAGCGACAGCTTTAAAAGCGCACACACGGAAGAAGAAAAAGGCGGTATTCGCGTTCTTCTGCACCATTGGCGGGCGGTGCTGACAGTATGCGGCCTAACACTTGGGGGCACCGTAGCGTTTTATACCTACACCATTTACATGCAGAAATATCTAGCCAACACGCTGGGCTTTCCCAAGGAAACGGCAACCCTTATTTCTACCGCCAGTCTGGTTGTTTTTGCCGCCATGCAACCTGTTTTTGGCGCCATTTCCGATAAGATTGGCCGCAAGCCGCTGCTGTTGTTTTTTGGCTTTGGCGCCACTTTTGGCACCATTCCGCTACTGCATGTGCTCGCCACTGCTTCATCCCCATGGGTGGCTTTTGGCCTGATTGTTACGGCGCTGTTTATTGCGTCTGGCTACACATCCATTAACGCCATTGTTAAGGCAGAACTGTTTCCAACCCGTATTCGCGCTTTAGGGGTGGCTCTGCCTTATGCACTTACGGTTTCCATTTTTGGGGGCACCACGGAATATATTGCCCTGTGGTGCAAGCAGATCGGCCATGAAAGCTGGTTTGCCGGTTATGTTTCCATTTGCGCAGCGGTTACCCTGTTTACAGTTTTACGCCTGAAACTGGCAGACCGCATTACCACCCCAGCCCACTAA
- a CDS encoding DNA recombination protein RmuC codes for MSSIIVLLSVAVCALLLGAGLTILLRPKSGGGTDADLLARLYVLVEREAATARSDIAAQRNSMVEMERAMGGRIERMRTELAEQLGALAGGLGREQAEARAAQAEALRNLADTSAQQLASIRRAVTEQLHEAVEQQMQTSFQRVLEQFSAMQKAMGEVRAMTGQIGDLKRLFSNVKTRGGWGEAQLRAILDDVLPPGTYESNVRIGNGNDVVEFAIRMPVKSSTPPLLPVDSKFPTEAYERLLNAADEGDTAAEKAARKSLENTMRLEARKISSKYIHPPKTVEFAVLYLPTDGLYTEVARMPGLIDDLGRQFRVMVMGPALMPAMLRTIHLGYVTLALEERTETIARLLGATRQEMIKMDGVLDKLARNAQAMSFSIEEARRRTRSVSRKLRELDEPEDNAAGTEESEIEFTGVDSNGTASG; via the coding sequence ATGAGTTCCATAATTGTTCTTTTGAGTGTTGCTGTGTGCGCCCTGTTGCTTGGGGCGGGCCTTACCATTTTGCTACGCCCTAAATCCGGTGGTGGCACGGATGCAGACCTGCTGGCGCGGTTGTATGTTCTGGTAGAGCGGGAGGCCGCAACTGCGCGTTCTGATATTGCGGCCCAGCGCAACAGCATGGTGGAAATGGAACGCGCCATGGGTGGGCGCATTGAACGCATGCGCACGGAGTTGGCAGAACAGCTTGGCGCGCTGGCCGGAGGGCTGGGCCGAGAACAGGCCGAAGCCCGCGCTGCACAGGCCGAAGCCCTGCGTAATCTGGCAGATACATCTGCCCAGCAGCTTGCCTCTATCCGCCGTGCCGTTACGGAACAGTTGCACGAAGCTGTAGAGCAGCAGATGCAAACATCGTTCCAGCGTGTGCTGGAGCAGTTTTCTGCCATGCAGAAGGCCATGGGTGAGGTAAGGGCCATGACAGGCCAGATAGGAGACCTCAAACGCCTGTTCAGCAATGTCAAAACCCGTGGCGGGTGGGGGGAAGCCCAGTTACGCGCCATTCTGGATGATGTGCTGCCGCCCGGTACGTATGAAAGCAATGTGCGGATTGGTAACGGGAATGACGTGGTGGAATTTGCCATACGCATGCCGGTTAAATCCAGCACGCCGCCCTTGTTGCCAGTAGATAGCAAGTTTCCCACAGAAGCCTATGAGCGGTTGTTAAATGCTGCAGATGAAGGCGATACAGCAGCAGAAAAGGCGGCCCGCAAATCTCTGGAAAACACCATGCGGCTAGAGGCGCGCAAGATTTCCAGCAAATATATTCACCCGCCTAAAACGGTGGAGTTTGCGGTACTATATCTGCCCACAGATGGGTTATATACAGAAGTGGCACGTATGCCGGGGCTTATTGATGATCTGGGGCGGCAGTTTCGGGTTATGGTTATGGGGCCTGCCCTTATGCCAGCCATGTTGCGCACAATCCATTTGGGGTACGTTACACTTGCGCTGGAAGAGCGGACAGAAACCATAGCGCGCCTGCTGGGGGCCACGCGGCAGGAAATGATCAAGATGGATGGCGTGCTGGATAAACTGGCGCGCAATGCACAGGCTATGTCCTTTTCTATCGAGGAAGCCCGCAGGCGTACACGTTCGGTCAGCCGCAAGTTGCGTGAACTGGATGAACCGGAAGACAATGCCGCCGGAACGGAAGAGTCTGAAATTGAATTTACTGGTGTTGATTCAAATGGGACGGCATCAGGGTAA
- a CDS encoding bifunctional [glutamine synthetase] adenylyltransferase/[glutamine synthetase]-adenylyl-L-tyrosine phosphorylase — MTQADHSLFRDVRQPRGHGSRMWPDADWPAPADKRAAELFTQDMLALAQEAGIAESVMIQPGARELLACLGGNSPYLADLAREDVLAFAALLEQGPDICVQDAFATCAEFDTTSGRECVAAFLRHTKKRIAFICAVADLGGFWSLEEVTHALSRLADTALDLAVRHLLWCAFQAGQLALPNPEQPAQGCGFVILAMGKLGARELNFSSDIDLMVLYDPTAYPQSDTVRRVFVRMTSDLVSLMEARDANGYVFRTDLRLRPDPSSTPPAVTVQAATLYYESLGQTWERAAMTKARPVAGDLTLGRRFLAAIRPFIWRRHLDFALIDDLHDMKARIDRYRKAGRTDLSTLPDAVLADPSASIEWLLGHNLKLGQGGIREIEFIAQAMQLVWGGREPALRDKTTFGALKKLVGSGRLPREEAEVLARTYRFLRDAEHRLQMRADHQTHSLPETREGFEAFAIFMNYPDAEVLALDMLPRMRKARRIFERHFVLHSAQPEEVEGSVLVPGPEDGQTAELLQKHGFPPEQVEEATQVLTRWRGNGLRALRSERAHALLRVLLPTLLASFGARSNPLACLRRFDALLARQHAGVQLLSLFERNPALVDRIANIFDASVFLADYLADKPSALEGLLESEPEEGRTVVARLQHLAEEMADVEELVTALRPLLRGEEFRLSVALLEGRMTENEAEKQRTVLADTIITIVKHAVEVEHTRRYGHVPGGGMAIVALGKAGSREMMPRSDLDLLMVFDHPEDVQASEVPQADTKAERPLFSALRSVGVAQYYTRLAHAFIAALTAPGPEGPLYAVDMRLRPSGAAGPVAVSRPAFLRYHTESAWTWECMALTRARIVAAPVELKRVLRQDLEAILDGRLRAQPASRATLLKDACAMRARLARDLPASSVWDVKRRLGGLIDVEFIAQIYQLIGANGAVRDVSTRLALGRLEKAGLLGAEDAQFLKQAELFWRQLQAVLRLLCGATPPVDLERDLASASLNVLLKAMKLETLPDLIEKANILARDVHAVFARLVGPVE; from the coding sequence ATGACGCAGGCAGACCATTCCCTTTTTCGAGACGTAAGGCAACCTAGAGGGCATGGTTCCCGCATGTGGCCAGATGCAGACTGGCCCGCCCCGGCTGATAAACGTGCGGCCGAACTGTTTACGCAGGATATGCTGGCTCTGGCGCAGGAAGCGGGCATTGCAGAATCCGTCATGATACAGCCTGGCGCGCGGGAACTGCTGGCCTGCCTTGGGGGCAACAGCCCGTATCTGGCTGATCTGGCGCGTGAAGATGTTCTGGCCTTTGCAGCCCTGCTGGAACAGGGGCCGGACATTTGTGTGCAGGATGCGTTTGCAACATGCGCGGAGTTTGACACAACATCGGGGCGAGAGTGTGTCGCTGCTTTTTTGCGGCATACAAAAAAACGCATAGCTTTTATTTGCGCTGTGGCGGATCTGGGCGGCTTCTGGTCTTTGGAAGAAGTTACGCATGCTCTTAGCCGTCTGGCTGATACCGCGCTGGATCTGGCTGTCAGGCATTTGCTGTGGTGTGCCTTTCAGGCTGGGCAGCTGGCTTTACCAAACCCGGAACAGCCCGCGCAGGGCTGCGGCTTTGTAATTCTGGCCATGGGCAAGTTGGGCGCGCGGGAGCTGAATTTTTCATCCGATATAGACCTGATGGTGCTGTATGATCCCACAGCGTACCCTCAGTCGGACACAGTGCGGCGTGTGTTCGTGCGTATGACTAGCGATCTTGTCAGCCTGATGGAAGCACGAGATGCCAATGGATACGTTTTTCGCACAGATTTAAGATTACGGCCCGATCCATCCTCCACCCCTCCGGCTGTAACAGTGCAGGCGGCCACCCTATATTATGAAAGCCTTGGCCAAACGTGGGAGCGCGCGGCCATGACAAAAGCGCGCCCCGTGGCGGGGGATCTTACGCTGGGGCGGCGTTTTTTGGCGGCTATTCGGCCATTCATCTGGCGCAGACATCTGGATTTTGCGCTGATTGATGATCTGCATGACATGAAGGCCCGGATTGACCGTTACCGTAAGGCGGGCCGCACAGATTTAAGTACCCTGCCAGATGCCGTGCTGGCAGATCCTTCCGCCAGCATAGAATGGCTGCTGGGCCATAACCTCAAGCTGGGGCAGGGCGGTATTCGTGAAATTGAATTTATTGCGCAGGCCATGCAGCTTGTCTGGGGTGGGCGCGAGCCTGCATTGCGGGACAAAACCACCTTTGGCGCACTTAAAAAACTTGTAGGTTCAGGCCGCTTGCCACGGGAAGAAGCTGAGGTTCTGGCCCGCACCTATCGCTTTTTGCGTGATGCAGAGCACCGCTTGCAAATGCGGGCCGACCACCAAACCCACAGTCTGCCAGAGACGCGGGAAGGGTTTGAGGCTTTTGCCATCTTCATGAATTATCCAGACGCCGAAGTTCTGGCGCTGGATATGTTGCCCCGTATGCGTAAGGCACGGCGTATTTTTGAACGCCATTTTGTGTTGCATTCCGCCCAGCCGGAAGAAGTGGAAGGCAGTGTGCTGGTGCCCGGCCCGGAAGATGGGCAAACGGCAGAACTGTTGCAAAAGCACGGCTTCCCGCCCGAACAGGTGGAGGAAGCCACACAGGTGCTCACCCGCTGGCGCGGTAATGGCTTGCGGGCCCTGCGGTCTGAGCGTGCACATGCGTTGTTGCGTGTGTTGTTGCCAACATTGCTGGCCAGTTTTGGTGCACGCAGCAATCCGCTGGCCTGTTTACGCCGGTTTGATGCCTTGCTGGCGCGGCAACACGCCGGGGTGCAGCTTCTTTCCCTGTTTGAACGCAATCCGGCGTTGGTGGACCGTATTGCCAATATCTTTGATGCCTCGGTTTTTCTGGCAGATTATCTGGCAGACAAGCCCTCTGCGCTGGAAGGGCTGTTGGAATCCGAGCCAGAGGAAGGGCGCACGGTTGTGGCGCGCCTTCAGCATCTGGCGGAGGAAATGGCAGATGTTGAAGAGTTGGTAACAGCTCTGCGCCCGCTTTTGCGTGGTGAGGAATTCCGCCTTTCCGTTGCCTTGCTGGAAGGCCGCATGACGGAAAACGAGGCCGAAAAGCAGCGCACGGTGCTGGCAGATACCATTATCACCATTGTGAAACATGCAGTGGAGGTCGAGCACACGCGCCGCTACGGGCATGTTCCGGGTGGTGGCATGGCCATTGTGGCACTCGGCAAAGCCGGCTCGCGCGAGATGATGCCGCGGTCGGACCTTGATTTGCTGATGGTGTTTGATCACCCCGAAGATGTACAGGCCAGCGAGGTGCCGCAGGCCGATACAAAAGCAGAGCGCCCGCTATTTTCTGCCCTACGGTCTGTAGGGGTGGCGCAGTATTACACGCGGCTTGCCCATGCCTTTATTGCCGCGCTGACAGCTCCGGGGCCAGAAGGGCCCTTATACGCGGTGGATATGCGGTTGCGTCCCTCCGGTGCAGCGGGGCCGGTTGCTGTCTCACGCCCTGCTTTTTTGCGTTACCACACAGAATCCGCATGGACATGGGAGTGCATGGCTCTCACCCGTGCGCGTATTGTAGCGGCTCCAGTAGAATTGAAGCGTGTTTTACGGCAAGATCTGGAGGCCATTCTGGATGGCCGTTTGCGCGCCCAGCCAGCATCTCGCGCAACACTGCTGAAAGATGCCTGCGCCATGCGCGCACGTTTGGCGCGAGACCTGCCCGCATCTTCTGTGTGGGATGTAAAACGGCGGCTGGGTGGGCTGATAGATGTGGAGTTTATTGCCCAGATTTATCAGCTGATTGGCGCAAATGGTGCTGTGCGGGATGTAAGCACGCGTTTGGCGTTGGGGCGGCTGGAAAAGGCAGGGTTGCTGGGTGCTGAAGATGCCCAGTTCTTAAAGCAGGCCGAGTTGTTCTGGCGTCAGCTTCAGGCCGTGTTGCGGCTGCTGTGTGGGGCAACGCCGCCAGTTGATCTGGAGCGAGATCTGGCCTCGGCATCGTTAAACGTGCTGCTGAAAGCCATGAAACTGGAAACCCTGCCGGATCTGATTGAAAAGGCAAACATTCTGGCGCGTGATGTGCATGCAGTTTTTGCCCGGCTGGTTGGCCCGGTGGAATAA